The genomic region CCTCTGCCGATCGTTCAAGGTGGGCCTGATGTGCATGATACCGGCCGGCCTGCCCGTCCTGATGTTCTTCGGCCTGCTGGGCTGGGGCGGCCTTTCGCTGAACGTCAACACCAGCGTCATTGCCGCCATCGCCATCGGGATCGGCGTCGACAACTGCATCCAGTACCTGGTCCGGTTCCAACGCTGCCGAAGGGAAGGCCTGTCCCCCCAGGCCTCTGCCCGCGAGAGTCTCACCAGAGCCGGCGGCCCCATGTCGGCAGCCGCGTCCGTGGTCGCTCTGGGATTTCTGGTCTTCGGTTTGTCGCGTTTTGCACCCGTTTCCCAGTTCGGCTTGCTTTCGGCCTTCGTAATGGGGTTCAATTTAGTGACGAACCTGTTGCTTCTGCCCACTCTTCTCCTGGTTGTGCACGGGAGCGCTCGGGCGAGGGACGGTAGTGCTCCAATTTCTCCAAGGGAATCCCAATGAAGCCTCAGCGGCTGCTGATCCCCTGCATTTGCCTGGCGGTGGCTTCGCCGGCCCTGGGCGATGAGCGTGGCGACGAGCTGATCGCCGCCTACCTGGAACAGGCCGCCCGCAAGAACAAGCGGGTGACCGTACAGGTTAAACACGTCAAGGGCAGCCAACCGCCCATCGTTCTGGCCTTCACCTGGATGAGACGGGTACAGTCCAAGCTGACCTCTCACTTCATCCGCATGGAGTCTCCCCCGTCCGAACAGGGGAAGCTTCTCCTGGTCCACGAACGTCCCGACGGGTCTTCCGACTTTATGGCCTTTCGCCCCCAGAGCGCCCTCAGAAAGAAGGTTCGCATTTCCGGTTCCCGCCACTACAAGTACAAGAGCCTTCGCATCTCGGTCCAGGAGTTGATTGGCGGGGAGTTGGCCAAGTACACCCACCACTTCCTGGGCAGCCGGGAAGTCAGAGGCGTCCCATGCCACCTGGTGGAGAACCGGCTCAAGCCCGAGTTCTCCAGAAAGAGTGATTTCCCCCGAACCATCCTTGCATTGAGCGCCGACAAGTTGACCATGGTTCAGTGGGAGTTGTACGACCGGACCAACCGCCTGGCCAGAAAGATCGTGGCGACCGAAACCAAGGTGGTCGAGGGAACTCCCACGGTGACCCAAGCCCGGATCAGCAGTCCCCAACGAGACTCCCAACTCCAATGGACGGTGCAGTCCATCGAATTCGACCCTCCATTCGAACCCGATCTGTTTCGGAAAGAATCTCTCCAACAACACACCGCCTCCCCGGCTTCCGAGCGATAGCTTCAGCTTCGCCTCTTCCAGCGGCTGCAGTGAAATTTGGGGGAGGGCTGCAGGAGATGTTACCCTATCGCTGTCTGGCGGGAACTGGCCGCGAGCAGGCCAGGTAGCGGGGAACGCATCACTTGTGCGGCGGCCGTGGATGATCCGGACAGAGGCCGTTGGAGACCATCAAGGAGCATTGCAGTGCCAATCCCGAAGGTAGCCATCATTGGAGCCAGCGGGTACTCGGGGTCGGAGATCGTCCGATTGCTGTTGTCCCATCCGAAGGTGGAGCTGACCACCTTGATGACCGCCAACCGCGAGCGCAGCGGGACCCGGCTCTACAGTGACGAGTTGAGACAGTTCCGCCACCGTTGCGACCTGAAGATCGAGCCCCTGGACTACGACCTTCTCCGGCAACGAGAGATCTCCCTGGTGTTCCTGGCTACCCCCAACCAGACCGCGCACGACCTGGCCCCCGAACTCCTCAAGAGGCAGCTGCGCCTGATCGACCTGAGCGGGGCTTTCCGACTGAGAGAAGCCGGTCTCTACCCGCGGTGGTACGGATTCGAACACCGCTTCGCTCAACACCTGTCGGAGGCCGTATACGGACTGACCGAAGTGGTGCGTCCGGCTATCCGGGACGCTCGACTGCTGGCCAATCCCGGGTGCTATCCCACCTCGGCGCTGCTTCCTCTGATTCCCCTGCAGCAGGCCGGCATGGTTGCTCCCCAAAGCCAGATTATCTGCGACTCCAAGTCAGGGGTGAGCGGAGCCGGCAAGACGCCATCCTCGAACACGCACTTTTCGGAAGTCACCGAGAGCTTCAAGGCGTACAACGTCTGGCGCCACCGCCATTCGCCCGAAATCTGGCAAGAGCTGGGCCACCAGCGTCTCATCTTCACGGCTCATCTCCTGCCCATCAACCGAGGCATTCTCTCCACCATCTACGTGAAGACCGCAGCCTCAGCTTCGCCCGCAGAGGTTAGCGCCTGCTTGGAGCAGGCCTACGCAAAGGCCCCCCTCATCCGCTTGTACCCTGAAGGTGAGTTTCCGGAGGTGAAACACGTGGCCCACACCAACTTCTGCGACATAGGCTGGCGCCAGCAGGACCTGGATCTCATAATCGTGTCCACCATCGACAACCTGGGAAAGGGAGCGGCCGGCCAGGCGGTCCAGAATATGAACGTCATGCTGGGACTGGAGGAAACCCTGGGCCTGCTGTGACCTTTCGACCGGCCCTGCCCCTGGGCGTTTCCGGAAGAATTCTTGGACGGGAGTAGCTGCCGTGCGTTTGGTCGTCAAACTGGGTGGAAGCTTGTTGACGGAATCAGGGCTTCTCCATAGAATTGTCGCCCAGCTCATCGGCCTGAGGCGCCGCGGCCACCAGATTGTCGTGGTTCACGGCGGTGGGAAACAGATCAAGCATTACTTGAAGAAGTTACGCATTCCCACAGAAACCCATAGGGGGTTGCGTGTTACCGACCCGGAGACCATGCGGGTGGTTCAGATGGTCCTGGGAGGATTGGTCAACAAGAACATC from Acidobacteriota bacterium harbors:
- a CDS encoding outer membrane lipoprotein-sorting protein, which encodes MKPQRLLIPCICLAVASPALGDERGDELIAAYLEQAARKNKRVTVQVKHVKGSQPPIVLAFTWMRRVQSKLTSHFIRMESPPSEQGKLLLVHERPDGSSDFMAFRPQSALRKKVRISGSRHYKYKSLRISVQELIGGELAKYTHHFLGSREVRGVPCHLVENRLKPEFSRKSDFPRTILALSADKLTMVQWELYDRTNRLARKIVATETKVVEGTPTVTQARISSPQRDSQLQWTVQSIEFDPPFEPDLFRKESLQQHTASPASER
- the argC gene encoding N-acetyl-gamma-glutamyl-phosphate reductase, which gives rise to MPIPKVAIIGASGYSGSEIVRLLLSHPKVELTTLMTANRERSGTRLYSDELRQFRHRCDLKIEPLDYDLLRQREISLVFLATPNQTAHDLAPELLKRQLRLIDLSGAFRLREAGLYPRWYGFEHRFAQHLSEAVYGLTEVVRPAIRDARLLANPGCYPTSALLPLIPLQQAGMVAPQSQIICDSKSGVSGAGKTPSSNTHFSEVTESFKAYNVWRHRHSPEIWQELGHQRLIFTAHLLPINRGILSTIYVKTAASASPAEVSACLEQAYAKAPLIRLYPEGEFPEVKHVAHTNFCDIGWRQQDLDLIIVSTIDNLGKGAAGQAVQNMNVMLGLEETLGLL